Proteins from a single region of Pyrus communis chromosome 6, drPyrComm1.1, whole genome shotgun sequence:
- the LOC137738388 gene encoding amino acid transporter AVT1I-like encodes MDSLKAEKIESQSLPSQEPTKGGGTTFFRTCFNGLNTLSGVGILSIPFALSEGGWLSLILLFQLALLCWYTGLLLQRCMDGNPGIKSYPDIGEAAYGQKGRVAISIFMYLELYLVAVEFLILEGDNLNQLFPSMGFNMAGLKVGGKQCFVLLTALVILPTTWLKSLGLLAYVSAGGVFASLFLVACVFWIGAVDGVGFHEGDVLLNFRGLPTAVSLYLFCYCGHAVFPTLCNSMKDRSKFSKVLLICFVASTITYGSMAVLGYLMFGQNLKSQVTLNLPVRKISSRIAIYITIINPLTKYAIIITPIAAAIEDTRPFRNSRRTVSIFVRTLIVISTIIVALAIPFFSYLMALVGASLSVTVSVLLPCLFYLKIKVAARRFGFELVVIVAIMVIGSFVGVVGMYTSVKQIVRQF; translated from the exons ATGGACAGTCTTAAAGCAGAGAAAATTGAGAGCCAAAGCTTACCCTCACAGGAACCAACCAAAGGTGGAGGCACCACATTTTTCAGAACATGCTTTAATGGTCTCAACACGTTATCAG gAGTTGGGATTCTATCGATTCCATTTGCACTTTCTGAAGGAGGGTGGCTGAGCTTAATCCTTCTTTTCCAGTTGGCACTTCTTTGTTGGTATACTGGGTTGCTTCTGCAACGTTGCATGGACGGGAATCCGGGGATCAAGAGTTATCCCGACATTGGAGAAGCTGCTTATGGACAGAAAGGAAGAGTCGCCATCTCCATTTTTATGTACCTTGAGCTGTATTTGGTAGCTGTTGAGTTTCTAATATTAGAAGGTGACAACTTAAACCAGTTGTTCCCAAGCATGGGTTTTAACATGGCAGGCCTCAAAGTCGGAGGCAAACAATGCTTTGTTTTGCTCACTGCCCTTGTAATTCTGCCAACGACATGGCTGAAGAGTCTGGGATTGTTGGCGTATGTTTCCGCCGGAGGAGTTTTCGCTTCTCTTTTTTTGGTTGCCTGCGTATTTTGGATTGGTGCGGTTGATGGTGTAGGGTTTCATGAAGGAGATGTTCTTCTGAATTTCAGAGGATTGCCTACTGCTGTGAGCTTGTATCTGTTCTGCTATTGTGGCCATGCAGTTTTTCCCACATTGTGCAATTCCATGAAGGACAGAAGCAAATTCTCCAAG GTATTACTTATCTGCTTCGTTGCAAGCACCATCACCTACGGATCAATGGCGGTTTTAGGTTACTTGATGTTCGGACAAAACTTGAAGTCTCAAGTCACATTAAATCTTCCGGTACGAAAAATTAGTTCAAGGATTGCAATTTACATTACTATAATTAATCCCCTCACAAAGTATGCAATTATAATTACTCCGATTGCTGCTGCTATTGAGGATACACGCCCTTTTCGCAACAGTCGTCGCACTGTTAGCATCTTCGTGCGAACCTTAATTGTAATTAGCACCATAATTGTGGCATTAGCCATTCCGTTTTTCAGCTACTTAATGGCTTTAGTCGGCGCATCTCTGAGCGTGACGGTCTCAGTCTTGCTGCCGTGCTTGTTCTACCTCAAGATTAAAGTCGCTGCTCGGAGATTCGGGTTCGAGTTGGTGGTAATTGTTGCGATTATGGTAATAGGGTCTTTTGTTGGCGTAGTGGGTATGTACACTTCTGTGAAACAAATTGTAAGACAATTCTGA
- the LOC137736312 gene encoding pentatricopeptide repeat-containing protein At2g02980, chloroplastic-like encodes MGMRVLKRIFELDDSHSGDYVIISNLCARAGRWEDVDYLRKLMGDRRVVKIPRCSSIEVNNVVHKFFSGDGERSVSTVLHRAVDELVEELKLAGYVPDTSLVFHSNMEDKEREVSLRYRCEKFLSDTMVMDYDHSSI; translated from the coding sequence ATGGGGATGCGGGTGCTTAAACGGATTTTTGAGTTAGATGATTCTCACAGTGGGGACTATGTGATCATATCGAACTTGTGTGCAAGAGCGGGGAGATGGGAGGATGTGGATTACTTAAGGAAGTTGATGGGAGACAGAAGAGTTGTAAAGATTCCCAGATGCAGCTCCATTGAGGTGAACAATGTAGTGCACAAATTCTTTTCTGGAGACGGGGAGCGTTCTGTTTCTACTGTACTGCACCGGGCAGTTGACGAATTGGTTGAAGAATTAAAGCTGGCTGGATATGTTCCTGATACTTCTCTAGTGTTTCATTCTAACATGGAAGATAAAGAGAGAGAAGTTTCTCTCAGATACCGTTGTGAGAAGTTTCTCTCAGATACCATGGTGATGGATTATGATCATAGCTCTATTTAA
- the LOC137736724 gene encoding amino acid transporter AVT1J-like encodes MDSLKAEKIESQNLPSQESTKGGGTSFFRTCFNGLNTLSGVGILSIPIALSEGGWLSLILLFLLALLCWYTGLLLQRCMDGNPRIKSYPNIGEAAYGQKGRVAISIFMYLELYLVAVEFLILEGDNLNQLFPSMGFNMAGLKVGGKQCFVLLTALVILPTTWLKSLRLLAYVSAGGVFASLLLVACVFWVGAVDGVGFHEGDVLLNLRGLPTAVSLYLFCYCGHAVFPTLCNSMKDRSKFSKVLLICFVASTITYGSMAVLGYLMFGQELKSQVTLNLPVRKISSRIAIYITIINPLTKYAIIITPIAAAIEDTRPFRNSRTISIFVRTLIVISTVIVALAIPFFSYLMALIGASLNVMVSVLLPCLFYLKINVAARRFGFELAVIVAIMVIGSFVGVVGTYTSVKQIVRQF; translated from the exons ATGGACAGCCTTAAAGCAGAGAAAATTGAGAGCCAAAACCTACCCTCACAGGAATCAACCAAAGGTGGAGGCACCTCATTTTTCAGAACATGTTTTAATGGTCTCAACACGTTATCAG gAGTTGGGATTCTATCGATTCCAATTGCACTTTCTGAAGGAGGGTGGTTGAGCTTAATCCTTCTTTTCCTGTTGGCACTTCTTTGTTGGTATACCGGGTTGCTTCTACAACGATGCATGGACGGGAATCCGCGGATCAAGAGTTATCCCAACATTGGAGAAGCTGCTTATGGACAGAAAGGAAGAGTCGCCATCTCCATTTTTATGTACCTTGAGCTGTATTTGGTAGCTGTTGAGTTTCTAATATTAGAAGGTGACAACTTAAACCAGTTGTTCCCAAGCATGGGTTTTAACATGGCAGGCCTCAAAGTCGGAGGCAAACAATGCTTTGTTTTGCTCACTGCCCTTGTAATTCTGCCAACGACATGGCTGAAGAGTCTAAGATTGTTGGCTTATGTTTCCGCCGGAGGAGTTTTCGCTTCTCTTCTTTTGGTTGCCTGCGTGTTTTGGGTTGGTGCGGTTGATGGTGTAGGGTTTCATGAAGGAGATGTTCTTCTTAATTTGAGAGGATTGCCTACTGCTGTGAGCTTGTATCTGTTCTGCTATTGTGGCCATGCAGTTTTTCCCACATTGTGCAATTCCATGAAGGACAGGAGCAAATTCTCCAAG GTATTACTTATCTGCTTCGTTGCAAGCACCATCACCTACGGATCAATGGCGGTTTTAGGTTACTTGATGTTCGGACAAGAATTGAAGTCTCAAGTCACATTAAATCTTCCAGTACGAAAAATTAGTTCAAGGATAGCAATTTACATTACTATAATTAATCCCCTCACAAAGTATGCAATTATAATCACTCCGATTGCTGCTGCTATTGAGGATACACGCCCTTTTCGCAACAGTCGCACAATTAGCATCTTCGTGCGAACCTTAATTGTAATTAGCACCGTAATTGTGGCCTTGGCCATTCCGTTTTTTAGCTACTTAATGGCTTTAATCGGCGCATCTCTGAACGTGATGGTCTCAGTCTTGCTGCCGTGCTTGTTCTACCTCAAGATTAACGTTGCTGCTAGGAGATTCGGGTTCGAGTTGGCGGTAATTGTTGCGATTATGGTAATAGGGTCTTTTGTTGGGGTAGTTGGTACGTACACTTCTGTGAAACAAATTGTAAGACAATTCTGA
- the LOC137738295 gene encoding pentatricopeptide repeat-containing protein At2g02980, chloroplastic, with translation MAAPAVQISPFSHPKTNRDTPLSLVPKCSTLREIKQIHAFSIKTHLQHDISVLTKLINFCTSNPTSTSMDYAHHLFDQIPHPDIVVFNTMARGYARSDTPFRAISLFSHVLCAGLFPDDYTFPSLLKACAGSKALEEGKQLHCFAIKFGLHLNIYVCPTLINMYTECNDLDAARRVFDKITDPCVVIHNAMITGYARTSRPNEALALFREMQASNVKPTDVTMLCALSSCALLGALDLGKWIHEYVKKNRFDNYVKVNTALIDMYAKCGSLEDAVSVFENMSVKDTQAWSAMIVAYATHGHCSKAISMFEEMKRARIRPDDITFLGLLYACSHAGFVEEGCNYFYSMSEKYGISPGVKHYGCMIDLLGRSGRLEEAYNFIDELPIKPTPIFWRTLLSACGSHGDVDMGMRVLKRIFELDDSHGGDYVIISNLCARAGRWEDVDYLRKLMRGRGVVKIPGCSSIEVNNVVHEFFSGDGERSVSTVVHQAVDELVEELKLAGYVPDTSLVFHSNMEDREREVSLRYHSEKLAIAYGLLNTAPGATIRVVKNLRVCGDCHSAAKYISLIFNRHIILRDVQRFHHFKDGKCSCGDYW, from the coding sequence ATGGCAGCGCCGGCTGTCCAAATAAGCCCGTTCTCTCACCCAAAAACCAACAGAgacacccctctctctctcgtccCCAAGTGCTCGACTttgagagaaatcaagcaaatccatGCCTTTTCCATCAAAACCCATCTCCAACATGACATCTCCGTCCTCACCAAGCTCATCAATTTCTGCACCTCGAACCCTACGAGTACCTCCATGGACTACGCTCACCACCTGTTCGACCAAATTCCCCACCCGGACATCGTCGTCTTCAACACCATGGCTCGCGGCTACGCGCGCTCTGACACCCCGTTTCGAGCCATTTCACTCTTCTCCCACGTTCTGTGCGCAGGTCTCTTCCCAGATGACTACACATTCCCGTCGCTTCTCAAGGCGTGCGCCGGCTCTAAAGCGTTAGAAGAAGGGAAGCAATTGCATTGCTTTGCTATCAAGTTTGGCCTCCACCTTAACATCTATGTGTGTCCTACACTTATAAATATGTACACCGAGTGCAATGATTTGGATGCCGCTCGGCGGGTGTTTGATAAGATAACGGACCCTTGTGTTGTTATACACAATGCCATGATCACGGGCTATGCTCGAACTAGCCGGCCAAATGAGGCGTTGGCGTTGTTTCGAGAAATGCAGGCAAGCAATGTTAAGCCTACTGATGTAACCATGCTTTGTGCTCTTTCTTCATGTGCTTTGTTAGGAGCATTAGACTTGGGAAAGTGGATACATGAATATGTTAAGAAAAACAGGTTTGATAATTACGTTAAAGTGAACACTGCACTGATAgacatgtatgcaaaatgtggAAGCTTGGAGGATGCAGTGTCTGTATTCGAAAACATGAGTGTCAAAGATACTCAGGCTTGGTCTGCAATGATCGTGGCATATGCGACACATGGGCATTGTTCCAAAGCCATATCTATGTTCGAAGAAATGAAAAGAGCACGAATTAGACCTGACGATATCACCTTTTTGGGTCTCTTGTACGCGTGTAGTCATGCTGGATTTGTTGAGGAGGGTTGCAATTATTTCTACAGCATGAGTGAGAAATATGGGATTTCTCCCGGTGTTAAGCATTATGGTTGCATGATAGATTTGCTAGGTCGGTCTGGACGCTTAGAGGAGGCCTACAACTTCATAGATGAGTTACCAATTAAGCCGACTCCCATATTCTGGCGAACGTTGTTATCAGCTTGTGGCAGCCACGGTGATGTAGACATGGGGATGCGGGTGCTTAAACGGATTTTTGAGTTAGATGACTCTCATGGTGGGGATTATGTGATCATATCGAACTTGTGTGCAAGAGCAGGGAGATGGGAGGATGTGGATTACTTAAGGAAGTTGATGAGAGGCAGAGGAGTTGTAAAGATTCCGGGATGCAGCTCCATTGAGGTGAACAATGTAGTGCACGAATTCTTTTCTGGAGACGGGGAGCGTTCTGTTTCTACTGTAGTGCACCAGGCAGTTGACGAATTGGTTGAAGAATTAAAGCTGGCTGGATATGTTCCTGATACTTCTCTAGTGTTTCATTCTAACAtggaagatagagagagagaagtttcTCTCAGATACCATAGTGAGAAGTTGGCGATTGCTTACGGGCTCTTAAACACAGCCCCCGGGGCAACAATCCGCGTCGTGAAGAACCTTAGGGTATGTGGGGATTGCCACTCTGCTGCTAAGTATATATCGTTGATCTTTAACAGACATATAATTCTTCGAGATGTCCAACGGTTCCATCATTTCAAAGACGGAAAGTGCTCTTGTGGAGATTATTGGTAG
- the LOC137737999 gene encoding extracellular ribonuclease LE-like, which produces MKTNPSTFVKLLLIGCLSVVCVAEDFDFFYFVQQWPGSYCDTKQSCCYPTTGKPAADFGIHGLWPNKKDGSYPSNCDPNNPFDQSEISDLRSSMQKEWPTLACPSGNGIAFWTHEWEKHGTCSESFIDQHGYFAAALNLKKKINLLQALESAGIQPNGDSYTLQNIKGAVKDATGFTPFIECNVDESGNSQLYQVYLCVDTSGSDLIECPVFPHGKCGAQIEFPTF; this is translated from the exons ATGAAGACCAACCCTTCAACTTTTGTGAAGCTTTTACTGATAGGATGTCTTTCAGTTGTTTGTGTTGCAGAAGATTTTGATTTCTTCTACTTCGTCCAGCAG TGGCCGGGATCGTATTGTGACACAAAGCAAAGTTGCTGCTATCCAACAACAGGGAAGCCTGCAGCTGATTTTGGTATTCATGGGCTTTGGCCGAATAAGAAGGACGGTTCATATCCCTCAAACTGCGATCCTAACAACCCTTTTGATCAATCTGAG ATTTCAGATCTAAGAAGCAGCATGCAAAAAGAATGGCCAACATTAGCTTGCCCAAGCGGCAATGGCATAGCGTTCTGGACACATGAATGGGAGAAACATGGCACCTGCTCAGAGTCGTTCATTGACCAACACGGTTACTTTGCAGCTGCTCTTAAcctcaaaaagaaaataaacctCCTCCAAGCCCTCGAAAGTGCag GTATACAGCCAAATGGGGACTCATACACCCTACAGAACATCAAGGGGGCAGTGAAAGATGCAACTGGGTTCActccatttattgagtgcaatgTGGATGAATCTGGTAACAGCCAACTTTATCAGGTTTACTTGTGCGTGGACACTTCTGGTTCTGACCTCATTGAGTGTCCTGTCTTCCCCCATGGAAAGTGCGGTGCACAAATTGAATTCCCAACTTTTTAG